One uncultured Carboxylicivirga sp. genomic window, ATGGATGATCAAATACATCAGGCAGAAGGGTATACTCATTATACCATTTTCTCTTTATGGGATACTTTCAGAACATTACACCCATTATTAACCATTACTCACCCGGAGGAAACCAGAGATTTTGTTTGTAGTCTCATAGATAAGGGAGAACAATTTGAAACGTATCCGATGTGGGAACTGGCAGGTAACGATACACGCTGTATGATTGGTTACCATGCTGTTTCAATAATAACAGATGCCTTCAAAAAAGGTATACGCGATTTTGATCATGAAAAGGCCTTGGAATTAATGTTGGCAACAGCCAATAAGGATTGGCGCGGCATGAAAGACTATCGTGAAAAAGGTTTTGTTGCAGCTAATAAAAGTAGTCAGGCTGTTTCAAAAACGCTTGAATATGCCTACGATGACTGGTGTATTGCTGAATTTGCCAAGTCAATTGGTAATGAAACGGTTTATAATGAGTTTTTAAGACGTTCGCTTTTCTATAAAAATTGTTTTGATCCAACCAGTGGATTTATGAGAGGCCGAGAAAATAATGGAAATTGGGTGAGTGATTTTGATCCTACAACTGTAGGTTATCATTATACCGAAGGAAATGCTTTTCAGTATAGCTTCTTTGTTCCTCACGATGTGTATGGATTAATTCAGTTAAAAGGAGGAACAAGTGCTTTTGAAAATTGGTTGGATAGTTTATTTGAAACAGAGATAGTGGAAGAATTGCACGAAAATTCAGATGTGTCAGGATTGATAGGTAATTATGCTCATGGAAATGAGCCAAGTCATCATATAGCTTGGATGTACGCATGGGTTGGCAATTATACCAAATTAACTGATAGAATAAGGCAAATTATTACAACTCAATATGCTCCCGTTCCGGGTGGTATTGCTGGTAATGAGGATTGTGGTCAGATGTCGGCCTGGTATGTTATGAGTTCGACAGGTATGTTTCCGGTTTGCCCGGGAAGAACGGACTATGTTTTGGGTTTGCCTTTGTTTAAAAGTGTAGATTTTCATCTGGATAACGGTAATCATTTTAGAATTGATACAGATGGAGCCACTCTTAAGGATGAAGAGTTATATCCTGTTTCCTACTCCATTAATGGTAAAGAGGGAAAAGAGAGTATGATTACTCATGCTAAAATTCTTAATGGAGGAGTTGTTGAATTTAAAACGGGAAATAGTGCAGGTAATTTTGCTTTGCCATCAAAAAATATTGAGCAAGAGATAACAGGAAATGTTTTTGTAGAAAGTGGTGATCAGGTGTTTCTATCACAAACTGAGGTTAAATTAAATTGTTCAACATCTAATGCCGAAATTTACTATACGTTCGATGGTTCAGATCCCGATTCCTCCAGCATAAAATATAGCAAACCATTTAAGTTAAATGAATCTGCAGTTATAAAGATGAGAGCTTATGGTAAAGGATTAAATCCGGGTTATATCTCAGAGGTAACTTTTTCAAAAAGTAATCGCCCTGACTTTAAAAATTCAGAAATATTTAAACAAGGATTAGAGTGCAGATATTATGAGGGAATTTATCGCTCTATCTATGATTTTGCTTTGGATAATCCAACAAAAAAGGAAGTGGTATCCAATTTTAACTTGTCATGTATTGACAGAGATGAATGGATAGCTATGAATTTCAATGGTTTTATTAAGATTGAAAAAGAAGGACTTTATCATTTCGAAGTGGTAATGAATGATGGTGGAGCTTTGAAAATTGACAATACAGAATTGTTTGAAAGTGATGGGCGTAAGGAAAAAGCCATGAAACAACATGGTTCGGTGTGGTTAAGTAAAGGATTGCATACTGTTAATTTGGGATTTTACCAATGTTCCGACGAGATTAAGTTGGATTTTAAATGGAAGGTTCCCGGAGAGAAATTGTCGTATGTCCCTGCAAAACAATTGTTTCATTAATTTATTCTGAGGATATGAGATTAATCATTTTGAGTGTTGTTTTGTTGGGGTGTCTGATGGCTTGTTCCGATAATAAACAAATAAATAGTAAAAGAGCAACAGATACGCTGGATTCTA contains:
- a CDS encoding GH92 family glycosyl hydrolase; this encodes MVKIKYVLFVVLILLLVSCQEKDYTKLVNPFVGTGGHGHTYPGAVVPFGMVQLSPDTRNDNSWDGCAGYHYSDSAIVGFSHTHLSGVGVPEYCDILFLPFTGDISLNAGTRENPGAGYRSLYRHETEMADPGYYKVTLDDYKVDVELTATTRVGLQRYSFNGDSQPKILLDLIHRDEVTNSVINIKDENSLSGYRFSKDWAGRQKVFFSTQFSIPFLKVQFYQNGIEVQKITDGRGGVQAVFSFPEGVRDIHVKTALSSVSEEGALRNLNEELDHWDFNAVRQQAHDLWNKNLGKIDVEGETTEDLTNFYSSWYHCLVSPNVYSDVDGKYRGMDDQIHQAEGYTHYTIFSLWDTFRTLHPLLTITHPEETRDFVCSLIDKGEQFETYPMWELAGNDTRCMIGYHAVSIITDAFKKGIRDFDHEKALELMLATANKDWRGMKDYREKGFVAANKSSQAVSKTLEYAYDDWCIAEFAKSIGNETVYNEFLRRSLFYKNCFDPTSGFMRGRENNGNWVSDFDPTTVGYHYTEGNAFQYSFFVPHDVYGLIQLKGGTSAFENWLDSLFETEIVEELHENSDVSGLIGNYAHGNEPSHHIAWMYAWVGNYTKLTDRIRQIITTQYAPVPGGIAGNEDCGQMSAWYVMSSTGMFPVCPGRTDYVLGLPLFKSVDFHLDNGNHFRIDTDGATLKDEELYPVSYSINGKEGKESMITHAKILNGGVVEFKTGNSAGNFALPSKNIEQEITGNVFVESGDQVFLSQTEVKLNCSTSNAEIYYTFDGSDPDSSSIKYSKPFKLNESAVIKMRAYGKGLNPGYISEVTFSKSNRPDFKNSEIFKQGLECRYYEGIYRSIYDFALDNPTKKEVVSNFNLSCIDRDEWIAMNFNGFIKIEKEGLYHFEVVMNDGGALKIDNTELFESDGRKEKAMKQHGSVWLSKGLHTVNLGFYQCSDEIKLDFKWKVPGEKLSYVPAKQLFH